ATGCAGCTGTTCACATGGTTTTGAAGTAGTTTTGTAAATTCTATCAGTTAAtcttagaaatatgaattaatcaAAGGGAAATGTAATCAGAGTATTTTTGCTGACCTTAAGACATTTGATCAtgttttgttttagatttaaaTATCACTATTTTTcagtcatttctttttactttcctttttgtagGCTCCATTGGTATTGGTGGTGTTGATTACGTCTTAAATTGTATTCTTGGAAACCAAACTGACTCAAACAACTGGCAAGAACTTCTGGGCCGCCTTTGTCTTGTAGATAGACTGTTGTTGGAATTTCCTGCTGAATTTTACCCTCATATTGTCAGTACTGATGTTTCACAAGCTGAACCTGTTGAAGTCAGGTagtttttcttctgaaatatatTGTTGTCCTTTTCCTACCTCCTCCCCCAAGAAGGACACATTTTGGATTTTTGAAATGCTTCAACATTACAGAGCATATATGTTATTaatacttatatattttattgaaataaaaaacttgaggTCTAGGttacttaattaaaaatttaatggtCCTTTATAGAGAGAGGATTTGTGAAGTGTACAAACTATAAACTAAGACCATTTCTTttcaatatacatatattttgcaGCAATTTGAACTTGTCTGGTAAtggaatgtattttttctttcaggtaTAAGAAGCTGCTGTCCCTCTTAAGCTTTGCTTTGCAGTCCATTGATAATTCCCACTCAATGGTTGGTAAACTCTCCCGAAGGATATATTTGAGTTCTGCAAGGATGGTTACTGCAGTGCCCCATGTGTTTTCAAAACTGTTAGAAATGTTGAGTGTTTCCAGTTCCACTCACTTTACCAGGATGCGTCGTCGTTTGATAACTATTGCAGATGAGGTAGAGATTGCTGAGGCCATCCAGCTGGGCACAGAAGATACTTCGGATGGTCAACATGACAACTTTTTGCAAGCATCTTCCCCTAACAACTACCCAGAAACCACAGAGAACAGTCCCCTTGAGCGCACAGCCCATTTagagaaaactggaaaaagatTGTCTGCTACAAGATTGAGTGCCAGTTCAGAGGACATTTCTGATAGACTGGCCAGCATTTCGGTAGGACTTCCTAATTCAACAACAATGGAGCAACCAAAGCCAATCGTTCAAACAAAAGGCAGACCCCACAGTCAGTGTTTGAACTCCTCTCCTTTATCTCCTCATTCCCAATTGATGTCCCCAGTCCTGTCGAGCCCGCCTTCCTCTGCCCGGTCTGTACCCACCTGCGCGGTAACAGATGTCTCTAAGCATAGACCTCAGGGCTTGGTTCCCTGCAAAATGCCTTCTGCATCTCCTCAAACGCAACGCAAATTTTCTCTGCAGTTCCAGAGAAACTGTTCTGAAAACAAAGACTCAGATAAACTTTCTCCGATCTTTACTCAGTCAAGACCCCTGCCCTCCAGTAATATACACAGGCCAAAGCCATCTCGACCTTCCCCAGGAAATACAAGTAAACAGGGAGATGCCTCAAAAAATAGCATGACACTTGATCTGAACAGTACTTCCAAATGTGATGACAGCTTTGGCAGTAGCGGCAGTGGTAGTAATGCTGTTATTCCCAGTGATGAGACAGTGTTCACGCCCGTAGAGGAGAAAGGCAGGTTAGATGTCAACACAGAGCTCAACTCCAGTATCGAGGACCTTCTTGAAGCATCTATGCCTTCAAGTGACACAACAGTCACATTTAAGTCAGAAGTTGCTGTCCTCTCTCCCGAAAAGGCTGAAAATGATGATACCTACAAAGATGATGTGAATCATAATCAGAAGtgcaaagaaaaaatggaagcTGAAGAAGAAGAAGCTTTAGCAATTGCCATGGCAATGTCAGCATCTCAGGATGCCCTCCCCATGGTTCCTCAACTTCAGGTTGGAAATGGAGAAGATATCATCATTATTCAACAAGATGTAAGTACAGGGTCTTTAAACAGTTAGAGAATGACTTTCGACCATGCTAAATCTCACTCAAAAAATGCTATTAAACTGAGAAGGTTGAAAAACTGGTTATTATACAGCAATGGAATTATTAATTATGCAACTGTGTTTGTATCATTGTTTGAAAAGAAATGTTCCTTGACTATTTTGAAGGCATTTCTAATTGATTCTTTAATGAGGATCACTTTTACATTTGGCATTGTTCACTAGCAAGGGCCACTCAGAGGTTAAGTTTGCAGGTGGTTTTGAGTGTGTGCACAGGTGCTTCAGTGCtggaatgctcaccttacatgcgggagtcccgggttcaattcccggaccatgaacCCAAAAAAAGAAGTTTATAGGTGGTTTTGGAAGCCAGATGGAATAAGAGTAATATTTTGCCAGGCTAATTTCATTAAATCTTAACTCTTCTAACTTAACAGTAAAAAGATTGCTTTCATTCAATATGTAGACACCAGAGACTCTGCCAGGACATACCAAAGCAAAACAGCCGTATCGAGAAGACACAGAATGGCTGAAAGGTCAACAAATAGGCCTTGGAGCATTTTCTTCTTGTTATCAGGCTCAGGATGTGGGAACTGGCACTTTAATGGCTGTTAAACAGGTAAGTATCTCTTGAGCTTATAAATGAAGTGAGTAAAATGAAACGTGCGCAAGTAAAAAGAATAGAAGATATGTCCTTGTATGTATACGTAAGTCTTTTCAGGTGTGAGTCCCTAAATTTTAGAGTACATATTTCTGAAACCCCAGAAGCATCATGACTCCTATTATAAGTCAGAGCATGATTGTTCTAAGACACGGTATCATGATGGACTTAtagaagttttttgttgtttgtttactttttatagtTTAATAGAGATATGGTTTCATACTCTATTCACCAATCTGTTACTGGTACAGTGCCGACTTCGGATTTCTGTGGCTTACTTTTTATAATGAGCATATTTATCAggataaaaaatgataattttttttctttataaatcatattgcttttttcccccatgattggttttttccttatttttaactgTCTTCAGACAATTGGAGTATTAGCAGGGTCCCAAATTTTTGCCCATGTTCTTAAGCTATGTTCTGATTGTCTAAGAATCTGACTTGATTTGTAAAGTAGATATCTATACTGCATCCATTTGAGCATAAATGCCATCTGCTAttaatttgtaagctaatataGATTTGTCCATTTTAGATCAGATTgttaatgaaaatgataaataaaaatccGTGGTATTCAAGACACCTGTATACATGTTTATTTGAAACAGGTGACATATGTCAGAAACACATCTTCTGAGCAGGAGGAAGTAGTGGAAGCACTACGAGAAGAGATAAGAATGATGAGTCACCTGAATCACCCAAACATCATTAGGATGTTGGGGGCCACGTGTGAGAAGAGCAATTATAATCTCTTCATTGAGTGGATGGCAGGTATGTTCAAGTTCTAAGTTATAAGTAACAGGTACGTGGAGTTACCTTCCTGCTCGTTcttaaatttaggaaaaaataaaaagtttagtgatgacttatttttgttaaatagtttgggtttttaaaaaggaaatagccCCTAACATATTAGTAGTATGAATTATAAAtactttgttttatgttttcatttaaatataaatacagtGTTTGCTACTAGtaccttttatatttttccactGTTTCTTTTAACATGACTATGTAGCCTTGTTTTTATAAGAggaatttttctaaaaaaaacctGATAGATACAGTCCATATTTGTCTAGGTGGCTATCAGTAATCGAACAGACTTAGGGGACTTTTTTGATGtggcaatataaaaataaattcactgaTAGCACATTACACGTAAACTAGCACTGGAATATAAAGTCGAACCTTGTCATCTACGCAAACAAagactgaattttattttgttttatacaaTGTATATGATAAAATTAATGACTTGGGATGTGATGATGAATAGATTAAGTGCTTGGCttaacttcttaaattttttgTGTTTGATGGGTACATTAATATTTACAAACCAGTTCTTCAGCACATTATCTGCTGCTGGTCTTCATAACGACGTGCAGAATGTATGTATTATAACATGTTTCTAAATGAGGCTCCTGGGCTCGTTGTGACTTGTCCCAGGTCAGAGCTTTACAGTAATTGGGATATACAGCCTGACATGCCTCTCTCGtctctcctccctttctctttcccgtcatgtttcacatttgaagtaagttataaatttaacattttaaatgtaaataaatgtgaTCTTTCATGTAGGGCAAGCTTAAGTCACTAAAGTGTGATAAATGATTTTAATTATAGATGAGGTTTATGACaattactattttatattttttttgtaGGGGGATCTGTGGCTCATTTGCTGAGTAAATATGGAGCCTTTAAAGAATCAGTAGTTATTAACTATACTGAACAACTACTTCGTGGCCTTTcgtatctccatgaaaaccagaTCATTCACAGAGATGTCAAAGGTAGGAGTTTTAATTATCATCTAGTGgctgcaaaagaaaacaaatgtagtTTTAAAACTTGGATCTTTGTTGATGATTTCTAAGCTGTGATCAACTATGGGATTGTTTCTCCTGAATAAATTAGACTATTGGCGTATTAGAACTGAAGGGAACTGTAGTGGGTCAAATAATCTACTTTCCTCATCTAGGGAAGGATATTGAACACCAGAGAGGCTGTGATGTTTCCAGTCTTCCTGGTAGTTGGTGGCAGAACCAAGTAGGAACTCAGATCTCTCATGATGTACTGCCTCCCAGAAAGTTCCTGTTGTCAGTTGTATTTAGAAAAATTGAGATATCATAAACTTTCCCTTTaaagaaaaatcctttaaaatgttttgcagttcagtttttattaagaaaaactttgttttttcttctgtcatgAATCTTTTTAGCTAGTATTTGACATGCTGTGTTTAAGTCATGTTGTAAAACTAGTATTGTATTAGCTGTGCTTGTCCGTGGTTTGAGTTGGTCTAGGTCAGAAATGCTTCAACTGAGTTTTGTCTTGATATATAAACTACACCCAAATTTAGACTTTGGGGAAAGATTTTTTTAGGAATTATTATATGGAAGTTTtcagtatgtattttttctttcaagtttcACTAAATCTCTGCCTTTATCTCCTTATGCCTTAATACTTTGTATTTTAGAATATCTCTCTGaggctttaaatttattttacactaTAGAGATCTTTGTCCTTTTAGCAATAGTGAAGTAAAATGAGATGGAGAATAGATTTCTCTGCACTCTAACATGTAGtccacttctttttttgtgtgttgtctTATTTCATTAGTGGCATTTTATTAGGTTTTTATGTCCATGTTTTTGTTCTTAACATACAAGGTCATGTACTGTTTTTGTTGACAGGTGCCAATTTGCTAATTGACAGCACAGGTCAGAGACTGAGAATTGCAGATTTTGGAGCTGCAGCCAGGTTGGCATCAAAAGGAACTGGTGCAGGAGAGTTTCAGGGACAGTTATTGGGAACAATTGCATTTATGGCACCTGAGGTGAGAAGCAGCATTTTGAGTTCTGTGTGACAACATTATACCAAATTATTTCTGCAGTAGTATACATTGTGCGCTTATCAATTATAAGTCCATGATCCTAAAAATAAGTTCTTAATAATATCCTTGATTTCAGCCCCTTAATCCTACCCTCTTCATATTTGTCTTGAGAGAATTTAAGAACAGTTTTAATAGATTTGCCCAAAGGCTATTTCTAACAAAGAATTTTTGGATAATTTATAGTAGCTATTTTGTAGTAAACTCAAAGtgcatataataaaaaattataaaacattaagtGGTTATCTCTCGATTTAAAGAAGAACTGACCACACAGAAGCAGGTCTTATCAGTAGTGGAAGAAGTTTAGCTTTGCGTTGCTCTTCTGAACTTGGCTGGAATGTTGTATTCACAGCTCTTCCCATTAGTACCTGGTGTTGATTCGTCATCGTCGTGCCCCGTAGTTTACTAAGAACTTTGGGGCTGCTTTGAAATGGCTCTTCTTCAGAATCTCACaactttccaaaataattttgtatCACATAGGAGGTTAAGCTTTTTAATGAAATGTGAGACATCAGATAATCCACATAATTGCAAATCCATAACTACTACAAAATGGAGTCCTCTTTTTTAATGGGGCTTATACCAAATTAACTCTCTACTTTGTTTAGGTACTAAGAGGTCAGCAGTATGGTAGGAGCTGTGATGTGTGGAGCGTTGGCTGTGCCATCATAGAAATGGCTTGTGCTAAGCCACCTTGGAATGCAGAAAAACATTCCAATCACCTTGCTTTGATATTTAAggtaattatgaaataaaaattgcttctttctaCTAAAATTGACAGAAGACAAATTTTTGCAGGCTCCTCTTATCAATCTAATGTGAAAATATATCTTCCTTGAAATAAATACACATACGTGTTTCTCCAGGAATTTATGTGATGTGGTAAGCATTGGTGGCATTTAATCTAATGGAAATAGTACTTTTGTATGGAATCTTTGTAATTTAAGCTTCAGAATTTTTTCCATTTGACTTATCTTCAATTGTATGCTGAATTTACTCAATTGAAACTTTAAAAACCTAAAGCTCTTCCTTATACACAACACACACATTTTAAATCTAATTTACTGCTTACTGTATTTAAAACATTTCACACCCAAGTCAGTTGCCAGATTTTCTCCCTTCTACCTTTTTGACAATTCAAATCCATTCTCTCTGTTTGCACCAGAGGTTGAGATTTTTAGCTTTTGAGTTACACTATGGTGGTTAAAAGCGTGAGCTTTGGAGTCAAACAAACCTGGTTTTAAATCGTAGCCCCACCCATCCCCTTAATGTCTCTACCTTCCGTATTCTCCTTTGAAAACTGGGTATAAAATTAGCACCCACTTCATGGGATTATTGAGGATTAAATAGAGTAAAGCACTTAGCGCACATAGGTACCACTCACCTGCTATAACCTCCCCCCCCACTTTATATATCTTTCTTAATCACCTCTCCAACCATAACTATTTCATACcatcattctcttttcttctgctctACCATGCTTCTTCTCCCCTGTTTCTACAGGGTTCAACTTCCGATTGTCACAAGGCCCATACCTAGCTCCCTTGCCTAAGCTTCCTTCAAACGGCCCCTGTCAGCACCTTCCCCAGACTCCTGTCGCTTCAGTATGTACCTGTGTCTGATTTCTGTTGGTCTCACAGTTACCTGTATTCCTATCTTACCTCCCTTGTCACACACCAAGTTTTCCTGAGGTCAGTTCTTACTGATTCATTTTTGTGTCTTCTGTAGAGTCTTGCACAGAGCTTGTCCAATAAATATTCATGGCTAGGATCAATTTGAaagtttgctgttattttcagagtttttgtGAAACCCTGAAAACAAATAGAATAGAGTTTCAAAGTGGCACTGTATTTTAGCAGATTTCATTCCACTCTTGGTTTATAGATAGAGTTCAGAGAGAATTGTACTGtagcatttttagtttcctttacTTCCAGCAAATACTTTAGTATCTTTGGAAACATCATAAACAGAGAAACAGCTTTCTCAGACACTTTCAGACCTTGTTTGTAGTAATGTAAATCACCATTGCACCTTTTTTAGTTTTTCACATTTTAGGATTTTAGAATTTGAGTAAATATAGCCTGCTCAGCTGGATCTACAGTTTTCCATATTCTCTCAAATGAACAAGGTTAAGTGAATCAAAATGATCTGGTAGGAAAAGTTTCACTAAATTAATTCTATTTTCCTCCCTCCTTGCTTTACTGGGTGTTTGCTACTCTTTTTTTCAGCACAGAGAGCCATCCAAAGTAAGAAAGACTAAGCCTGGTTAGTCTATCTGATACACCAGAAACACAACTGCACTGAGTTTTTTCCCTTCAATGTTgaataaatcctaatttcttagtATCAAACACACCAGGAAGAACtgacttttgatttttaaattttttattattttttaaattttaaattaaaatttgagtGTGTACGTATCTTTGACCAGGAAGATTTTGACCAGGAAgagctgaatttttattttaaaatttttttttaattttaaattaaaatttaaagtgtGTACGTATCTTTGACCCAGTTGTACCCATCATTAGGAACTTACTCTGGATTTACCTGTAGATACTTGCTAAATTCCAGGATGTCCATTGCACCAGTGCTTGTAATCCTAAAAACCTGAATTAACAAAATATCTAACAATGAGTCAATAAATTATCCACCCACCATAAAACTATACGGAGATTTAAGAAAGCATTGTAAACCTATTGGTACTGATTTAGAAAGTGTTCCACCATATATTAAGAAGTGAAAACAGTAAGTTGTATAAAGGATACCTTTT
This region of Tamandua tetradactyla isolate mTamTet1 chromosome 9, mTamTet1.pri, whole genome shotgun sequence genomic DNA includes:
- the MAP3K1 gene encoding mitogen-activated protein kinase kinase kinase 1 isoform X2; translated protein: MENKETLKGLHKMDDRPEERMIREKLKATCMPAWKHEWLERRNRRGPVVVRPIPVKGDGTEMNNLTTEPQAGGEASTASPAPKGRRSPSPGSSPSGRTVKSESPGVRRKRVSPVPFQSGRITPPRRAPSPDGFSPYSPEETSRRVTKVMRARLYLLQQIGPNSFLIGGDSPDNKYRVFIGPQNCSCGRGTFCIHLLFVMLRVFQLEPSDPMLWRKTLKNFEVESLFQKYHSRRSSRIKAPSRNTIQKFVSRMSNSHTLSSSSTSTSSSENSIKDEEEQMCPICLLGMLDEESLTVCEDGCRNKLHHHCMSIWAEECRRNKEPLICPLCRSKWRSHDFYSHELSSPVDSSSLRAAQPQTIQQQPLAGSQRRNQESNFNLTHYGAQQIPPAYKDLAEPWIQVFGMELVGCLFSRNWNVREMALRRLSHDVSGALLLANGESTGNSGCSNGSGPSAGATSGSSQTSISGDVVEACCNVLSMVCADPVYKVYVAALKTLRAMLVYTPCHSLAERIKLQRLLRPVVDTILVKCADANSRTSQLSISTLLELCKGQAGELAVGREILKAGSIGIGGVDYVLNCILGNQTDSNNWQELLGRLCLVDRLLLEFPAEFYPHIVSTDVSQAEPVEVRYKKLLSLLSFALQSIDNSHSMVGKLSRRIYLSSARMVTAVPHVFSKLLEMLSVSSSTHFTRMRRRLITIADEVEIAEAIQLGTEDTSDGQHDNFLQASSPNNYPETTENSPLERTAHLEKTGKRLSATRLSASSEDISDRLASISVGLPNSTTMEQPKPIVQTKGRPHSQCLNSSPLSPHSQLMSPVLSSPPSSARSVPTCAVTDVSKHRPQGLVPCKMPSASPQTQRKFSLQFQRNCSENKDSDKLSPIFTQSRPLPSSNIHRPKPSRPSPGNTSKQGDASKNSMTLDLNSTSKCDDSFGSSGSGSNAVIPSDETVFTPVEEKGRLDVNTELNSSIEDLLEASMPSSDTTVTFKSEVAVLSPEKAENDDTYKDDVNHNQKCKEKMEAEEEEALAIAMAMSASQDALPMVPQLQVGNGEDIIIIQQDTPETLPGHTKAKQPYREDTEWLKGQQIGLGAFSSCYQAQDVGTGTLMAVKQVTYVRNTSSEQEEVVEALREEIRMMSHLNHPNIIRMLGATCEKSNYNLFIEWMAGGSVAHLLSKYGAFKESVVINYTEQLLRGLSYLHENQIIHRDVKGANLLIDSTGQRLRIADFGAAARLASKGTGAGEFQGQLLGTIAFMAPEVLRGQQYGRSCDVWSVGCAIIEMACAKPPWNAEKHSNHLALIFKIASATTAPSIPSHLSPGLRDVALRCLELQPQDRPPSRELLKHPVFRTTW